The Emcibacter nanhaiensis DNA window GCTGGTCAGCATGCCCCATGTGGGCACCGAAATCCCGCCGGCAATTGCCGACAGCATGACTGATGACGCGCGCGCCGTGCCGGACACGGACTGGCATGTGGACCGGCTCTATGACTTCCTCGGCGACATGGACCTGCCGGTGATCCGGGCCCGCTACAGCCGCTATGTGGTGGACCTGAACCGGGATGCGGAAGGGGCGGCGCTCTATCCGGGCCAGAGTGAGACGGAAGTTTGCCCCGGCAGCAGCTTCGACCATAAACCGCTTTATACCAGCGGCCAGGGGGTGGACCCGGCCGAGGCGGCAAGGAGGATCGGCCTCTACTGGCGGCCCTATCATGATCGTCTGCGCCAGGAACTGGACAGGATCAGGGGCGACTATGGCTATGCCCTGTTGTGGGATGCCCATTCGATCAGGAGTGTGGTGCCGCGCTTTTTCGCCGGGCAACTGCCGGACCTCAATATCGGCACCGGCGGGGGCTCGGCCTGTGCCGCCGGGACGGCGGAAGCCATCCTCGCCGTGGGGCAGGCGAGCAGCTATTCGACCGTGCTGAACGGCCGCTTCAAGGGCGGTTATATCACCCGCCACTATGGTGAGCCGGCGCACAACATCCAGGCGGTACAGATGGAAATTTCCCAGACCACTTACATGGAGGAAGACCCGCCCTATGCGTTTGACGAGGCAAAAGCCGAAATCCTGCGGCCGGTGCTGAGAAACATGATGCAACAGTTTATGGCGTCAGCGGGCCGTCGCCAGTAAGCCCTCGATATCGAGATGTTTCTGCATATGTTCGGCAAGGCCGTCAAGCAGGCGATCGACCTGGCCCTGATAGTTTGTCCCTGCAGCCCGTTCCGGCTGCAGTTGCCGGAGCCAGGCGGTGCGGAAGGCGTCATCGGCAAACAGGCCGTGCAGGTAGCAGCCTTCTGCCAAGCCGTCCTCCGAGCAGGCCCCGTCCCGGTGGCTTCCCAGGTCAAGCAGCGGACGATCGCAATCGGGACCGCCGGTCCGGCCCATATGCATTTCATAGCCATGCACTGGTTTACCTGTCGGAAGATGTGTCCCGGTGACCTCCACCAGGCGTTTGTCAGTTGTAAAGATCGTCTCAATATCAAGTAAGCCAAGACCACGGGCGGTAGGGGCCTGGCCTTCGATCCCATCGGGGTCTGACAGTTCCTGCCCCAGCATCTGAT harbors:
- the hutG gene encoding N-formylglutamate deformylase yields the protein MDEAFYHFTPGSAPLLVSMPHVGTEIPPAIADSMTDDARAVPDTDWHVDRLYDFLGDMDLPVIRARYSRYVVDLNRDAEGAALYPGQSETEVCPGSSFDHKPLYTSGQGVDPAEAARRIGLYWRPYHDRLRQELDRIRGDYGYALLWDAHSIRSVVPRFFAGQLPDLNIGTGGGSACAAGTAEAILAVGQASSYSTVLNGRFKGGYITRHYGEPAHNIQAVQMEISQTTYMEEDPPYAFDEAKAEILRPVLRNMMQQFMASAGRRQ